The following coding sequences lie in one Sinorhizobium fredii USDA 257 genomic window:
- a CDS encoding leucyl aminopeptidase: protein MPMKFEFTFSKSHRPAGGSAVLLQVAGAKEPAGAAVVDPEGVLPRAVKIGKFTGKALAALDVVAPHGSPADRIILLGLGDAAALTSHDWLKAGGAAAAKLRSAEKATIFIDAPGVDVTGKAAADFVLGMEMNAYVFDSYKTRKSDDESKTAQKVVKVTIVTGMVIAAKKAFATVQAVGEGVFLARDLVNEPANVLGPVEFAARAKELEKLGVEVETLTEREMKKLGMGALLGVAQGSSRPPRLVAMQWKGGKAKDKPIAFIGKGVVFDTGGISIKPASGMEEMKGDMGGAAAVTGLMHVLAARKASVNAVGIIGLVENMPDGSAQRPGDIVTSMSGQTIEVINTDAEGRLVLCDALWYCNDRFKPKAMIDLATLTGAIMVALSNHYAGLFANDDRLAEQLLKAGTTTHERLWRMPLGKEYDKMIDSKFADMKNTGGRHGGSVTAAQFLKRFVKETPWAHLDIAGTAMGSPTHEINQSWGSGFGVRLLDELVRANYES, encoded by the coding sequence ATGCCGATGAAGTTCGAGTTCACTTTCAGCAAATCCCATCGCCCGGCCGGGGGCTCCGCAGTGCTCCTGCAGGTCGCGGGCGCGAAAGAGCCGGCCGGTGCCGCTGTCGTCGATCCCGAGGGCGTCCTGCCGAGGGCCGTGAAGATAGGAAAGTTCACCGGCAAGGCCCTAGCCGCCCTCGACGTCGTTGCACCACACGGTTCGCCGGCAGATCGGATCATCCTTCTCGGCCTTGGAGATGCGGCGGCGCTCACGAGCCATGATTGGCTGAAGGCCGGCGGCGCCGCGGCCGCGAAGCTCCGCTCTGCCGAGAAGGCCACGATCTTCATCGATGCGCCCGGCGTTGACGTCACAGGCAAGGCGGCTGCTGACTTCGTGCTCGGCATGGAAATGAACGCCTATGTTTTCGACAGCTACAAGACGCGCAAGTCCGACGACGAATCGAAGACTGCTCAGAAAGTGGTGAAGGTCACCATCGTCACCGGCATGGTTATTGCCGCCAAAAAGGCATTCGCCACCGTCCAGGCGGTCGGCGAGGGTGTCTTCCTGGCGCGCGATCTCGTCAACGAGCCCGCCAATGTGCTCGGCCCGGTGGAGTTTGCGGCGCGCGCCAAGGAACTGGAGAAGCTCGGGGTCGAGGTCGAGACCCTGACCGAGCGGGAAATGAAGAAACTCGGAATGGGTGCGCTGCTCGGCGTTGCGCAGGGATCCTCCCGCCCGCCGCGATTGGTGGCGATGCAGTGGAAGGGCGGCAAGGCGAAGGACAAGCCGATTGCCTTCATCGGCAAGGGTGTCGTCTTCGACACGGGCGGCATCTCGATCAAGCCAGCCTCCGGCATGGAGGAGATGAAGGGCGACATGGGCGGTGCTGCCGCCGTGACCGGTCTCATGCATGTGCTGGCGGCTCGCAAGGCGAGCGTCAATGCCGTCGGCATCATCGGGTTGGTCGAGAACATGCCGGATGGCAGCGCGCAGCGGCCGGGCGACATCGTGACGTCGATGTCGGGGCAGACGATCGAGGTGATCAACACCGACGCCGAGGGCAGGCTCGTTCTGTGCGACGCGCTCTGGTATTGCAACGATCGATTCAAGCCGAAGGCGATGATCGATCTGGCGACGCTCACCGGCGCGATCATGGTGGCGCTCAGCAATCACTATGCCGGACTGTTCGCGAACGATGATCGCCTCGCCGAACAGCTGCTGAAGGCCGGCACGACGACACATGAGCGCCTGTGGCGGATGCCGCTCGGCAAGGAATACGACAAGATGATCGACAGCAAGTTTGCCGACATGAAGAATACCGGCGGCCGCCACGGCGGCTCGGTGACGGCGGCGCAGTTCCTGAAGCGTTTCGTCAAGGAGACGCCCTGGGCGCATCTCGACATCGCCGGTACGGCGATGGGTTCGCCGACCCATGAGATCAACCAGTCCTGGGGCTCGGGTTTCGGCGTGCGTCTCCTCGACGAACTGGTCCGGGCAAACTACGAATCCTGA
- a CDS encoding GNAT family N-acetyltransferase, with translation MPNIRRAMRAELDTIIDWAAREGWNPGLEDANAFWTADPEGYWVATEKETLAAAISLVRYGSQYAFLGLYIADPAFRGRGIGLALWKRAIASAEGRVIGLDGVVAQQDNYRKSGFAWAHANIRYGGSVNVAEPPGTHLIDVAPVHVAALTDYDRRFNPARRDAFLYEWTKQLPTRRSVLLLRDGTIAGYGTIRACREGLKIGPLFADNETGADLIFRKLSAGAKGQRIYLDIPEPNASARALCERYNMKPVFETARMYRGPAPDLPLSRIYGITMFELG, from the coding sequence ATGCCGAACATCCGCCGCGCCATGCGCGCCGAGCTTGACACGATCATCGACTGGGCGGCGAGGGAGGGATGGAATCCTGGTCTCGAAGACGCCAACGCGTTCTGGACCGCCGACCCGGAGGGCTATTGGGTTGCGACCGAAAAGGAGACCTTGGCGGCGGCCATCTCGCTTGTGCGCTACGGCAGCCAATATGCCTTTCTCGGCCTTTATATTGCCGACCCGGCCTTTCGCGGCAGGGGCATCGGCCTCGCGCTCTGGAAGCGAGCGATCGCCAGCGCGGAGGGCCGCGTCATCGGCCTCGACGGCGTGGTAGCCCAGCAGGACAATTATCGAAAGTCGGGTTTCGCCTGGGCGCATGCGAATATTCGCTATGGCGGTTCCGTCAATGTCGCCGAGCCTCCGGGCACCCATCTGATCGATGTGGCTCCGGTCCATGTCGCGGCCCTGACCGACTATGACCGCCGTTTCAATCCGGCCCGCCGCGACGCATTTCTGTATGAATGGACGAAGCAGTTGCCGACCCGACGAAGCGTGCTTCTCCTGCGCGACGGCACCATCGCCGGATACGGGACGATCCGCGCCTGCCGCGAAGGATTGAAGATCGGCCCGCTCTTTGCCGATAATGAGACCGGCGCCGATCTCATCTTCCGCAAGCTGTCTGCAGGCGCAAAGGGGCAGCGGATCTACCTCGACATTCCCGAGCCGAATGCCTCGGCGAGGGCGCTTTGCGAACGCTACAACATGAAGCCGGTCTTCGAGACGGCGCGCATGTATCGTGGACCGGCGCCGGACCTGCCGCTTTCACGGATTTACGGCATTACCATGTTCGAACTCGGCTGA
- a CDS encoding DNA polymerase III subunit chi yields MTEILFYHLTESKLEDALPPLLDKSIERGWRVVVQTVDAERREALDTHLWVYRDDSFLPHGTDAGEFATEQPILIVADNGNQNGATVRFLVDGAEPPPVSEYERVVFMFDGYDQQQLEAARGQWKRLKGEGHNLTYWQQNRDGRWEKKA; encoded by the coding sequence ATGACCGAAATCCTTTTCTACCACCTGACCGAATCGAAGCTCGAGGACGCCCTGCCGCCGCTCCTGGACAAGAGCATCGAGCGCGGCTGGCGGGTGGTCGTGCAAACAGTTGACGCGGAAAGGCGCGAAGCGCTCGACACGCATCTCTGGGTCTATCGCGACGACAGCTTCCTGCCGCACGGTACGGATGCGGGCGAATTCGCGACCGAGCAACCGATCCTGATCGTCGCCGACAATGGCAACCAGAACGGGGCGACCGTGCGCTTTCTCGTCGATGGCGCCGAGCCGCCGCCGGTCTCCGAATACGAGCGCGTCGTCTTCATGTTCGACGGCTACGACCAGCAACAGCTCGAGGCGGCGCGCGGCCAATGGAAGCGGCTGAAGGGCGAGGGGCACAACCTCACCTATTGGCAGCAGAACCGCGACGGCCGCTGGGAGAAGAAGGCCTGA
- a CDS encoding ABC-F family ATP-binding cassette domain-containing protein, with protein MIQITGLSARVAGRLLIENASVTLPAGTKAGLVGRNGAGKSTLFRIITGELAAEAGSVSLPKNARLGQVAQEAPGTDEPLIEIVLKADRERAALLAEAETATDPHRIADIQTRLADISAHSAEARAASILAGLGFDHEAQRRPASAFSGGWRMRVALAAVLFSEPDLLLLDEPTNYLDLEGTLWLEDYIRRYPHTVIIISHDRDLLNTAVNAIVHLDQKKLNFYRGSYDQFERQKAEADELQMKAKAKNEAARKHLQSFIDRFKAKASKARQAQSRIKALERMGTVAAVIEQHVQGFSFPDPEKQVASPIVAIQGGAVGYEPGKPILKRLNLRIDADDRIALLGSNGNGKSTFAKFISGRLAAETGEVRIAPGLKTGFFAQHQLDDLIPTQSAVEHVRRRMPDAPEAKVRSRVAQMGLSTEKMDTPAKDLSGGEKARLLMGLAAFDQPNLLILDEPTNHLDIDSRNALITALNDYSGAVILISHDRHLIEATAGRLWLVRDGTVAVYDGDLDDYRSVIVGGPKAKDERPRPNGLDEGLSKADQRKVNAEKRASLAPLRKKINEIESLTGKLEKLIHALDAELADPVLYEKAPAKAAQRAKERAEAAARLAHAEEQWLELSAEYEEAMAI; from the coding sequence ATGATCCAGATCACCGGCCTCTCCGCCCGCGTCGCGGGCCGTCTTCTCATCGAAAATGCTTCCGTGACGCTTCCGGCGGGCACGAAGGCCGGGCTCGTCGGACGCAACGGCGCCGGCAAGTCGACGCTTTTCCGGATCATCACCGGCGAGCTTGCCGCCGAGGCCGGCAGTGTCTCCTTGCCGAAAAACGCACGGCTTGGCCAGGTGGCCCAGGAGGCGCCGGGTACGGACGAGCCGCTGATCGAGATCGTGCTGAAGGCCGACAGGGAACGCGCCGCACTTCTCGCCGAGGCCGAAACCGCCACCGACCCGCACCGGATCGCCGACATCCAGACGCGACTAGCCGATATCAGTGCCCATTCAGCGGAAGCCCGGGCGGCGAGCATCCTCGCCGGCCTCGGCTTCGACCACGAAGCGCAGAGGCGCCCCGCCTCCGCCTTCTCCGGCGGCTGGCGCATGCGCGTGGCGCTTGCAGCGGTGCTCTTCTCCGAGCCGGATCTGCTGCTGCTCGACGAGCCAACCAACTATCTCGATCTCGAAGGAACCTTGTGGCTGGAGGATTACATCCGCCGCTACCCGCATACGGTCATCATCATCAGCCACGATCGGGACCTCTTGAACACGGCCGTCAACGCCATCGTTCACCTCGACCAGAAGAAGCTCAATTTCTATCGCGGCTCGTATGACCAGTTTGAGCGGCAGAAGGCGGAAGCCGACGAACTGCAGATGAAGGCAAAAGCCAAGAACGAAGCGGCCCGCAAGCATCTGCAGAGTTTCATCGACCGCTTCAAGGCGAAGGCATCGAAGGCCCGCCAGGCCCAGAGCCGCATCAAGGCGCTGGAACGCATGGGCACCGTTGCGGCGGTGATCGAGCAGCACGTCCAAGGTTTCTCATTCCCCGATCCGGAGAAACAGGTCGCCTCCCCCATCGTCGCGATCCAGGGCGGCGCGGTCGGATACGAGCCGGGCAAGCCGATTTTGAAGAGGCTCAATCTGCGCATCGACGCGGACGACCGTATCGCGCTGCTCGGCTCGAACGGCAACGGCAAGTCGACCTTCGCGAAATTCATCTCAGGCCGCCTTGCGGCAGAAACCGGCGAAGTGCGGATCGCGCCCGGCCTGAAGACTGGCTTCTTCGCCCAGCATCAGCTCGACGACTTGATCCCGACGCAAAGCGCCGTGGAACATGTGCGCCGCCGCATGCCGGATGCGCCGGAAGCAAAGGTCCGCTCGCGCGTCGCGCAGATGGGTCTGTCGACCGAGAAGATGGACACGCCCGCAAAGGACCTCTCCGGCGGCGAGAAGGCGCGGCTCCTGATGGGGCTAGCCGCTTTCGATCAACCGAACCTGCTCATCCTCGACGAGCCGACGAACCACCTGGACATCGACAGCCGCAACGCATTGATCACCGCCCTTAACGACTATTCCGGCGCCGTCATCCTGATCTCGCATGATCGACACCTGATCGAAGCCACCGCCGGCCGGCTGTGGCTGGTGCGAGACGGAACGGTTGCGGTGTACGACGGCGATCTCGATGACTATCGGAGCGTGATCGTCGGCGGCCCCAAGGCGAAGGACGAGAGGCCCAGACCAAACGGCCTGGACGAGGGTTTGTCGAAGGCCGACCAGCGCAAGGTGAATGCCGAAAAACGCGCGTCGCTGGCGCCGCTCAGGAAAAAGATCAACGAGATCGAGTCCTTGACGGGAAAACTGGAGAAACTGATTCACGCGCTCGACGCCGAGTTGGCCGATCCGGTCCTCTACGAGAAAGCCCCGGCGAAGGCGGCCCAAAGAGCAAAGGAACGGGCGGAGGCGGCGGCAAGACTCGCCCACGCCGAAGAGCAATGGCTCGAACTCTCGGCCGAATACGAAGAGGCGATGGCGATCTAG
- a CDS encoding Gfo/Idh/MocA family protein: MSPIRIAIVGVGKIVRDQHLPALAKNADYRLTAAASRHGTVDGIDNFKSIEAMLEAVPAIEAVSLCMPPQYRYEAARTALEAGKHVFLEKPPGATLSEVADLQALAAEKGLSLFASWHSRYAPAVEAAKAFLAATTIRNVKIIWKEDVRHWHPNQEWIWAAGGLGVFDPGINALSIITHILPHPIFITSATLEFPENRDAPIAASIAFSDARKLNVSAEFDWRQMGKQSWDIVAETEAGEMVLSEGGAKLALDGKIVHDEPEEEYPMLYRRFAEIIKEGRSDVDLSPLRHVADAFMLGRRKFVEAFHD; this comes from the coding sequence ATGTCTCCCATTCGAATTGCCATTGTCGGCGTCGGAAAAATCGTCCGCGATCAGCATCTGCCGGCACTCGCCAAGAATGCCGACTATCGACTGACCGCAGCGGCGAGCCGCCATGGAACGGTCGATGGCATCGACAATTTCAAGTCGATCGAAGCGATGCTCGAAGCGGTGCCGGCGATCGAGGCAGTCTCGCTCTGCATGCCGCCGCAATACCGCTATGAAGCGGCCCGCACGGCCCTCGAGGCCGGCAAGCATGTCTTCCTCGAAAAACCGCCGGGCGCGACCCTGAGCGAGGTCGCAGACCTTCAGGCGCTGGCGGCGGAAAAGGGTCTTTCGCTCTTTGCGAGCTGGCATTCGCGCTATGCGCCGGCGGTCGAAGCGGCCAAGGCCTTTCTCGCGGCGACCACGATCCGCAATGTCAAGATCATCTGGAAGGAGGATGTCCGGCACTGGCATCCGAACCAGGAATGGATTTGGGCGGCTGGCGGGCTCGGCGTGTTCGATCCGGGGATCAACGCCCTGTCGATCATTACTCATATCCTGCCCCACCCGATCTTCATAACCTCGGCGACGCTCGAATTTCCCGAGAACCGCGACGCACCGATCGCCGCTTCGATCGCCTTCAGCGATGCCCGAAAGCTGAACGTTTCGGCTGAGTTCGATTGGCGCCAGATGGGCAAGCAGAGCTGGGACATCGTTGCCGAGACCGAGGCCGGCGAGATGGTTCTCTCCGAAGGTGGTGCCAAGCTCGCCCTCGACGGCAAGATCGTTCATGACGAGCCGGAAGAGGAATATCCGATGCTCTATCGGCGTTTTGCCGAGATCATTAAAGAGGGCCGATCGGACGTGGATCTTTCGCCGTTGCGCCACGTCGCCGACGCCTTCATGCTCGGCCGGCGCAAGTTCGTCGAGGCCTTCCACGACTGA